A window of the Chrysemys picta bellii isolate R12L10 chromosome 24, ASM1138683v2, whole genome shotgun sequence genome harbors these coding sequences:
- the LOC101934069 gene encoding SKI/DACH domain-containing protein 1 — protein sequence MFVTCEGTFGMVPATRGYNGEARPGEFQTGYQEIEGINLGYLQINGTQMFALAQVLSDLFKDIPRTTISKKMETLKIKRRRCDLRELRTLKAINSVPTRAVKCSLISKADLEALCTSCKSLNPRRRKRKRREQLLLPGPADLFDCPRQPLRSSCGPGPYCTQEPGICSELAPAPHPPAAGLFQNYDKATRGRKGYGLGGRGGLFAGVLSAYPRDLQLLHSAARGPHGAGQASHQPEHRPKRGSCCSKGLFPEEKGQGAARKGRLFPGSKRQGTSAGYSSDSDSSLDFGGSSPATSSDSSEEEEEEEGDTSCSSEEGSSSESESSSLCSGDSVQSTRYRQAALPRFQQLPHPPREPSGDERLPEPHKAALRPDPNLLLLSQQLWARTLRASTLESLRPLPALGAGAQQPPELACAKQEPPSSQPSPSCSYPGGDPQQKAGGCGETEPCAKGKDLHKDASNNAASLGPSDQAERQLAALAGRSASQEPALGSAPPPSAQEFAGTLSPAPQRVLGEPRREHFDRLIRQSKLWCYAKGFNADGKSLRPGGRTELCKAAELQCPGSKGAPSPSPLSNKALKGNGSERNSKRRRLARGAEAERQQNSAKGRPQKTPRRNAPKGKAHCKRLASAGPAPGRNSFSLMGNFPCTPSLVVGEDGDLRPAASLCVKNSCAPSKTHPLWSWQVGGSALPVPPSLKFRGYGLEGF from the coding sequence ATGTTCGTGACCTGCGAAGGGACCTTCGGAATGGTGCCAGCCACCAGGGGTTACAATGGGGAAGCCAGGCCCGGGGAATTCCAGACGGGCTACCAAGAAATCGAAGGGATAAACCTGGGATACTTACAGATCAATGGCACCCAGATGTTTGCTTTGGCGCAGGTCCTCAGCGACCTGTTTAAGGATATCCCCAGGACCACCATCAGCAAGAAGATGGAGACCCTGAAGATCAAGAGACGCCGCTGCGATCTCAGGGAGCTCCGGACCCTCAAAGCCATCAACTCCGTGCCCACGCGAGCGGTGAAATGCTCGCTCATCTCCAAGGCAGACCTGGAGGCgctctgcacctcctgcaagAGCCTCAAccccaggaggaggaagaggaagaggagagagcagCTACTGCTACCGGGCCCCGCGGATCTCTTCGACTGCCCCCGGCAGCCGCTGCGCTCCTCCTGCGGACCCGGCCCCTACTGCACCCAGGAGCCGGGGATCTGCAGCGAGCTGGCCCCCGCGCCCCATCCCCCCGCGGCCGGGCTCTTCCAAAACTATGACAAAGCCACCCGGGGCAGGAAGGGCTACGGCCTGGGGGGCCGCGGGGGACTCTTCGCCGGCGTGTTGAGCGCCTACCCCCGGGACCTCCAGCTGCTCCACTCcgcagcccgcgggccgcacgGAGCCGGGCAGGCGTCTCACCAGCCCGAGCACCGGCCCAAGCGGGGGTCCTGCTGCTCCAAAGGGCTTTTCCCCGAGGAGAAGGGCCAGGGGGCGGCCAGGAAAGGCCGCCTCTTCCCGGGCTCCAAGAGGCAGGGCACCTCGGCCGGCTATTCCAGCGACTCGGATTCCAGCCTGGACTTCGGGGGCTCCAGCCCGGCCACCTCCAGCGACTcgtcggaggaggaggaggaagaggagggggacaCGTCGTGCAGCAGCGAGGAAGGCAGCTCCTCGGAGTCGGAGAGCAGCTCGCTGTGCAGCGGGGACTCGGTGCAGAGCACCCGCTACAGGCAGGCGGCTCTGCCCAGGTTccagcagctgccccacccccccagagagCCCAGCGGAGACGAGAGGCTCCCGGAGCCCCACAAAGCAGCCCTGCGCCCcgaccccaacctcctgctcctctcccagcagcTCTGGGCCAGGACTCTGCGAGCGTCAACTTTGGAAAGTTTGAGGCCGCTTCCAGCTCTGGGAGCCGGGGCCCAGCAGCCGCCGGAGCTCGCGTGCGCAAAGCAggagcccccctcctcccagccctccccGAGCTGCAGCTACCCTGGGGGGGACCCACAACAAAAGGCGGGAGGCTGTGGGGAGACAGAGCCCTGCGCCAAAGGGAAGGATTTGCACAAGGATGCCTCGAACAATGCAGCCTCGTTAGGCCCCAGTGACCAAGCAGAGAGGCAGCTCGCTGCTTTAGCCGGGCGATCTGCTTCCCAAGAGCCCGCCCTGGGCTCAGCTCCTCCGCCCTCCGCTCAGGAATTCGCAGGGACCCTCAGCCCGGCTCCCCAGAGGGTCTTAGGGGAGCCCAGGAGGGAGCATTTCGACAGGCTCATCAGGCAATCCAAGCTGTGGTGTTATGCAAAGGGGTTTAACGCGGATGGGAAAAGTTTGCGGCCCGGAGGGAGGACGGAGCTGTGCAAAGCGGCCGAGCTCCAATGCCCCGGCTCCAAAGGCGCACCGAGCCCGAGCCCCTTGTCCAACAAAGCTTTGAAAGGCAATGGCTCGGAAAGGAATTCCAAGCGCAGACGCCTTGCCAGAGGCGCTGAGGCAGAACGGCAACAAAACTCCGCTAAGGGGAGGCCACAAAAGACTCCGAGGAGGAATGCCCCAAAGGGGAAGGCCCATTGCAAACGCCTGGCCAGCGCCGGGCCAGCACCAGGCAGGAATTCCTTCAGCCTCATGGGCAACTTCCCCTGCACGCCTTCGCTGGTAGtgggggaggatggggatctGCGCCCCGCCGCCTCCCTGTGCGTAAAGAACTCCTGCGCGCCCTCCAAAACGCACCCGCTGTGGAGCTGGCAGGTGGGCGGCAGcgccctccctgtgccccccagcCTCAAATTCCGGGGCTATGGCCTGGAGGGTTTCTAA